A genomic region of Streptomyces sp. R33 contains the following coding sequences:
- a CDS encoding AMP-binding protein gives MTARYVTDLIGALERNAGRPAIGSGPVVAGFSEVLADTYRLAGVLGELGVRRGAGLACVSGNRPEVLLVRLAAHVLGARLTQVIVGPATHGLDFLLRDCAPVVVVNDTPVPDTGVARIGLETLLRLARSREVRPVPVQAREDDVARVTYTGGTTGRPKGVASTFAAMADRTATRGQRGKAGGPAAPVYLSVTSLAQRSGGRCLEHLREGGRVEVLGLFDTREFAAACRRLAPVSTYLTPSMVYRLLDDPATADGVPGLTRVSYGNSPIHPERLRQALTRWGARPRWRQGYGMNEAGVICRLSAADHDAGVTDRPHLLSSVGRPAPGVDVQVRDQDGAQSERGRTGEVWVRSPMMMAGYWNQPELTAQVMRGGWLRTGDLGHFDADGYLYLDDRVKDVVIVDGVNIYCGPIETALTRHPAVAEAAVVGRAGDLTGEEVCAFLVAAPGHAPTSTVAAEACRLAADALSPAHRPTAVFWESALPLTDRGKPDKRLLRKRAAGSGPAPTTP, from the coding sequence ATGACTGCGCGGTATGTCACGGACCTGATCGGTGCGCTGGAACGGAACGCGGGGCGCCCGGCGATCGGGTCCGGGCCCGTGGTCGCGGGATTTTCCGAGGTGCTGGCCGATACGTACCGGCTGGCGGGCGTCCTCGGGGAGCTCGGGGTGCGGCGCGGCGCGGGGCTGGCCTGCGTGAGCGGCAACCGGCCCGAGGTGCTGCTGGTCCGGTTGGCCGCGCACGTACTGGGCGCGCGGTTGACCCAGGTGATCGTCGGCCCCGCCACCCATGGCCTGGACTTCCTGCTGCGCGACTGCGCGCCGGTCGTGGTGGTGAACGACACCCCGGTGCCGGACACAGGGGTTGCGCGCATCGGGCTGGAGACGTTGTTGCGGCTGGCCCGCTCCCGGGAAGTCCGGCCCGTGCCCGTCCAGGCCCGTGAGGACGACGTTGCGCGGGTGACGTACACCGGGGGCACGACGGGCAGGCCCAAGGGGGTGGCCTCCACCTTCGCCGCGATGGCGGACCGGACCGCCACGCGCGGTCAGCGCGGCAAGGCCGGCGGACCTGCGGCGCCGGTCTATCTGTCGGTCACCTCGCTCGCGCAGCGTTCCGGGGGCCGGTGCCTGGAACACCTGCGCGAGGGAGGCCGGGTGGAGGTCCTCGGGCTCTTCGACACGCGGGAGTTCGCAGCCGCCTGCCGGCGCCTGGCGCCCGTGTCCACGTACCTGACGCCCTCGATGGTGTACCGGTTGCTGGACGACCCGGCGACCGCCGACGGCGTGCCGGGGCTCACCCGGGTGTCGTACGGGAACTCTCCCATCCACCCGGAACGGCTGCGGCAGGCTCTGACCCGTTGGGGTGCGCGGCCGAGGTGGCGGCAGGGCTACGGGATGAACGAAGCCGGGGTGATCTGCAGGCTGTCGGCGGCCGATCACGACGCGGGGGTGACCGACCGGCCGCACCTCCTGAGCTCCGTCGGCCGTCCAGCGCCCGGCGTGGACGTACAGGTGCGCGACCAGGACGGGGCGCAGTCGGAGCGAGGGCGTACCGGAGAGGTGTGGGTGCGGTCCCCGATGATGATGGCCGGCTACTGGAACCAGCCCGAGCTCACGGCCCAGGTGATGCGAGGCGGATGGCTCAGGACCGGGGACCTCGGTCACTTCGACGCCGACGGGTACCTCTACCTCGACGACCGGGTCAAGGACGTCGTCATCGTGGACGGTGTGAACATCTACTGCGGTCCGATCGAGACGGCCCTGACCCGGCACCCCGCCGTGGCCGAGGCCGCGGTGGTGGGCCGGGCCGGCGATCTCACCGGCGAGGAGGTGTGCGCCTTCCTGGTGGCGGCGCCGGGTCACGCTCCTACGAGCACGGTGGCCGCCGAGGCGTGCCGGCTGGCGGCCGATGCGCTGTCACCGGCCCACCGGCCGACCGCCGTCTTCTGGGAGTCGGCCCTTCCCCTCACCGACCGGGGCAAGCCGGACAAGCGCCTGCTGCGGAAGCGGGCTGCCGGATCGGGTCCTGCACCCACCACCCCGTAG
- a CDS encoding DUF4190 domain-containing protein gives MSIPPQPPSSPEPYPQPGPYGQPGQPGPYGGQQGWYAPPPMSQKTNTLAIVAFVMSVVCGIPLVPLILGIIALSQIRDRGERGKGFAIAAIVIHSLAIAFYAVVLVLGLSGGLGDSAPPKRDTSGQATTPGSVRVEDIRKGDCFNTGGKLAEYDDEEGGDAGFRVKIVPCGEAHEGEAYSVFNLDGGAYPGKDKVISIAEEKCGGAALTGYVGADAKLSETLEVYYYYPQPTTWIRGDREITCFIGDTSGSSTGSLRAAGS, from the coding sequence ATGTCCATACCGCCGCAGCCACCTTCGTCCCCCGAGCCGTACCCGCAGCCGGGACCGTACGGACAGCCGGGACAGCCCGGGCCGTACGGCGGCCAGCAAGGCTGGTACGCGCCGCCCCCGATGTCGCAGAAGACCAACACGCTGGCCATCGTGGCCTTCGTCATGTCGGTCGTCTGCGGGATCCCGCTGGTTCCGCTGATCCTCGGCATCATCGCCCTCTCACAGATCCGCGACCGCGGCGAGAGGGGCAAGGGCTTCGCCATCGCGGCCATCGTCATCCACAGCCTGGCCATCGCGTTCTACGCGGTCGTGCTGGTCCTCGGACTCTCCGGAGGACTCGGCGACAGCGCCCCGCCGAAGCGCGACACCAGCGGCCAGGCCACCACCCCGGGCTCCGTCCGCGTGGAGGACATCCGCAAGGGGGACTGCTTCAACACGGGCGGCAAGCTGGCGGAGTACGACGACGAGGAGGGTGGTGACGCCGGCTTCAGGGTGAAGATCGTGCCGTGCGGCGAAGCCCACGAAGGGGAGGCCTACAGCGTCTTCAACCTGGACGGCGGGGCGTACCCGGGCAAGGACAAGGTCATCTCGATCGCCGAGGAGAAGTGCGGCGGCGCGGCGCTCACCGGCTACGTCGGCGCGGACGCGAAGCTCTCGGAGACGCTCGAGGTGTACTACTACTACCCGCAGCCCACCACTTGGATCCGCGGCGACCGGGAGATCACCTGCTTCATCGGCGACACCAGCGGTTCCAGCACCGGCTCCCTCCGCGCCGCCGGTTCCTGA
- a CDS encoding TOPRIM nucleotidyl transferase/hydrolase domain-containing protein, producing the protein MVDIGAFRDAVGRWATGGPGGPAGDMAEQLGLRTAVLLEGLSDLAAVEALATLRGRDLAAEGVGVVSMGGAMSVGRYAGLLGPPGLGLRLTGLCDEREQRYYDRALNRSGAPGPGFFVCAADLEDEFIRALGPARVEEIILAEGDLRAWQTFLRQPSHHGRPRHQQLRRFLGTKKGRKIRYGRLLVEALDPGRVPAPLDDLFASL; encoded by the coding sequence ATGGTGGACATCGGGGCGTTCCGGGACGCGGTCGGCCGCTGGGCGACCGGCGGTCCCGGCGGACCGGCGGGCGATATGGCGGAGCAACTGGGGCTGCGGACGGCGGTTCTGCTGGAAGGGCTGAGTGACCTCGCGGCCGTCGAGGCGCTGGCCACCCTGCGCGGCCGGGACCTCGCGGCCGAAGGGGTGGGCGTCGTGTCGATGGGCGGTGCGATGAGCGTGGGGCGCTACGCAGGCCTTCTCGGGCCGCCCGGGCTCGGCCTGCGCCTGACGGGGTTGTGCGACGAGCGCGAGCAGCGCTACTACGACCGTGCCCTGAATCGGTCCGGGGCGCCGGGCCCGGGTTTCTTCGTGTGCGCGGCGGACCTGGAGGACGAGTTCATCCGCGCGCTGGGACCGGCGAGGGTCGAGGAGATCATCCTGGCCGAGGGCGACCTGCGTGCCTGGCAGACGTTCCTGCGCCAGCCCTCCCACCATGGCCGGCCCCGGCACCAGCAGTTGCGGCGCTTCCTCGGCACGAAGAAGGGCCGCAAGATCCGCTACGGCCGTCTCCTGGTGGAGGCCCTCGACCCCGGACGGGTCCCGGCCCCGCTCGACGACCTCTTCGCGAGCCTTTGA
- a CDS encoding YhgE/Pip domain-containing protein — MAEPAAPQATAATLLRRPQLWLVPTVLTGLLALLLSLLYMGGIVNPNRDLRDLPIALVNDDIGKPPPGQQENLGTQVTTAIAADTGGGKAEWRTLTRVQAQDQLDSGKVYGALIVPAGFTDDVTALTTPGATRAPTITVLTNPGKGSLGSSLASQITTKAAHQASQTIGRQLAAAAGAQASPTGKLLLADPVNVVTQVGHPIGIHSGLGLTAFYYTLLLVLAGFMGGNVISNGVDTALGYADNEIGPWHTRRPTVPISRTQTLLLKMVMTAGITLVSASLVLVACVGILGMDASQLPLLWVYSYCAALAVGLGVQAINAAFGGIGQLVSMFVFIVLGLPSSGATVPLQAVPGFYRFLSHFEPMRQLSDGVRAILYFDARGDAGLTRSWIMIAIGVVLALLFGFAMTTYYDRKGHKRLTPQAA; from the coding sequence ATGGCCGAGCCCGCAGCCCCTCAGGCCACTGCCGCGACGCTGCTGCGCCGCCCGCAGTTGTGGCTGGTACCCACGGTCCTCACCGGGCTGCTCGCCCTGCTGCTGTCCCTCCTTTACATGGGCGGCATCGTCAATCCCAACCGGGACCTCCGCGACCTGCCCATCGCCCTCGTCAACGACGACATCGGCAAACCGCCGCCCGGGCAGCAGGAGAACCTGGGCACACAGGTCACGACCGCCATCGCAGCCGACACCGGGGGCGGCAAGGCCGAGTGGCGCACACTGACCCGTGTCCAGGCCCAGGATCAGCTCGACTCGGGCAAGGTCTACGGCGCCCTGATCGTCCCGGCCGGCTTCACGGACGACGTCACCGCCCTCACCACGCCGGGGGCGACCCGAGCGCCGACGATCACCGTGCTCACCAATCCCGGCAAGGGCAGCCTCGGCTCCTCCCTCGCCAGTCAGATCACGACCAAGGCCGCGCACCAGGCGTCCCAGACCATCGGCAGGCAGCTCGCGGCAGCGGCCGGCGCCCAGGCGAGTCCCACCGGGAAACTGCTGCTCGCCGACCCGGTGAACGTCGTCACCCAGGTCGGGCACCCGATCGGCATTCACAGCGGCCTCGGCCTGACCGCCTTCTACTACACCCTGTTGCTCGTGCTGGCCGGGTTCATGGGCGGCAACGTGATCAGCAACGGCGTCGACACGGCCCTCGGCTACGCGGACAACGAGATCGGCCCGTGGCACACCCGCCGGCCCACCGTGCCGATCAGCCGCACCCAGACGCTGCTGCTGAAGATGGTGATGACCGCGGGCATCACGCTCGTCAGTGCCTCGCTGGTCCTCGTCGCCTGCGTCGGCATCCTCGGTATGGACGCGTCCCAGCTGCCCCTGCTGTGGGTCTACTCGTACTGTGCGGCCCTCGCCGTCGGCCTGGGCGTGCAGGCCATCAATGCCGCGTTCGGCGGGATCGGCCAACTGGTGTCGATGTTCGTGTTCATCGTCCTGGGCCTGCCTTCGTCGGGCGCCACCGTGCCGCTCCAGGCCGTACCCGGCTTCTACCGGTTCCTGTCCCACTTCGAGCCCATGCGGCAGCTCAGCGACGGGGTGCGCGCGATCCTCTACTTCGACGCCCGTGGCGATGCGGGGCTCACCCGTTCCTGGATCATGATCGCGATCGGCGTCGTCCTCGCCCTGCTCTTCGGCTTCGCCATGACCACGTACTACGACCGCAAGGGGCACAAGCGCCTCACCCCGCAAGCCGCCTGA
- a CDS encoding DUF4436 family protein — translation MAAPPDPPRPRRSGGSILPVLLPIAILIVVAVGVGSWLQFTERQAGDTVHTVGSSAADRVDVAAAVQHVDATARELVLRVWVTPRGTLGETEGAAPVADLSLQTSGATLGDLEFPAHERLETRDVQVALAGGSISDYPFDTYETAIAFRAQLGGKQVPVRLLFTNNDTLFSISAEPEPSRQEAVVALRLSRSGSLIVFAVFMMVVMWALAASVLLGTWYLTTRTEGLVWPALAWMAATLFALSAFRNTAPGTPPIGCVLDWFAFLWAETIIALCLITVVVTGVRTALRPDDTRPPP, via the coding sequence ATGGCCGCACCGCCGGACCCGCCCCGCCCCCGCCGCTCCGGGGGGTCGATCCTGCCGGTCCTGCTGCCCATCGCGATCCTGATCGTGGTGGCGGTGGGCGTGGGCTCGTGGCTGCAGTTCACCGAGCGCCAGGCGGGCGACACGGTCCACACCGTCGGATCCTCAGCCGCCGACCGGGTGGACGTGGCAGCCGCCGTCCAACACGTCGACGCCACGGCCAGAGAGCTGGTACTGCGCGTCTGGGTCACCCCGCGAGGGACCCTCGGCGAGACGGAGGGAGCCGCCCCGGTGGCCGATCTCAGTCTCCAGACCTCCGGGGCCACCCTCGGCGACCTGGAGTTCCCGGCGCACGAGCGGCTCGAGACCAGGGACGTGCAGGTCGCACTCGCGGGTGGGTCGATCAGCGACTACCCGTTCGACACCTACGAGACCGCCATCGCGTTCAGGGCGCAGTTGGGAGGCAAGCAGGTGCCGGTGCGCCTGCTGTTCACCAACAACGACACGCTCTTCTCGATCTCCGCGGAACCCGAGCCCTCCCGGCAGGAGGCCGTCGTGGCGCTGAGGCTGTCCCGATCGGGCAGCCTGATCGTCTTCGCGGTCTTCATGATGGTCGTGATGTGGGCGCTGGCGGCGTCCGTGCTCCTGGGCACCTGGTACCTGACGACCCGCACCGAGGGCCTGGTCTGGCCCGCCCTCGCGTGGATGGCCGCCACCCTGTTCGCCCTCTCGGCGTTCCGCAACACGGCCCCCGGCACACCACCGATCGGCTGTGTGCTGGACTGGTTCGCCTTCCTGTGGGCAGAGACCATCATCGCCCTCTGCCTGATCACCGTGGTCGTCACCGGCGTCCGCACCGCCCTCCGCCCGGACGACACCCGGCCCCCGCCGTAA
- a CDS encoding alpha/beta fold hydrolase codes for MPKHSIHAVAAAAALACLAALGPTPGSAPSAAARGAGPSPAAPRFVPGACPKPPEPIEALSKARCGVLEVPENRSRPGSRTIKLAVARIPAAADKPAAEPVVFMAGGPGADTFDDIPFLIDSGLNKDRELIVMAQRGNLYDRPNLACPEVDRFNAQAVGLGYDSQQAEDIMLKAVKDCRARLTADGVDLSAYNTTENAADFADLRKALDIPRWNVYGYSYGTNLALTYLRLHPEGIRSVAIDSIAPSQFVTLPWTWGSTAEGIHNIFQACAAQPACKDRYPDLPGLLTEQVRKLEANPLTLNVTPQGGGKPVKTVLDGGALLNLIVAFTPRPKDIPAALDELSRGNPERFAQARAAGSVQKTGEFAHGLTNSIACSEWAPGYSEADVLKAGQKAYPEWPDTVLAQAPQLPFQYPVCGVWNVPDRAKIQRVPTFSAVPALVVSGTFDVKTGASWAKGVADNLSNSTSVLVPGIGHWVVPQSPCAQRVLASFFARPTAPDTSCVDGLEPAPFTIIPK; via the coding sequence ATGCCGAAGCACAGCATCCACGCGGTGGCTGCCGCGGCCGCTCTGGCCTGCCTGGCGGCACTCGGCCCCACACCCGGCAGCGCCCCCTCAGCAGCTGCCCGGGGTGCCGGGCCCAGCCCGGCAGCCCCCCGGTTCGTGCCCGGCGCCTGTCCGAAGCCGCCCGAGCCCATCGAGGCGCTGAGCAAAGCCCGGTGCGGTGTCCTGGAGGTCCCCGAGAACCGCTCCCGCCCCGGCAGCCGGACCATCAAGCTGGCCGTGGCGAGGATCCCGGCCGCTGCGGACAAGCCCGCCGCGGAGCCGGTGGTGTTCATGGCCGGCGGTCCCGGTGCCGACACGTTCGACGACATTCCCTTCCTCATCGACTCCGGTCTGAACAAGGACCGCGAGCTGATCGTCATGGCCCAGCGCGGCAACCTCTACGACCGGCCGAACCTCGCCTGCCCGGAGGTCGACCGGTTCAACGCGCAGGCCGTGGGCCTGGGATACGACTCGCAGCAGGCGGAAGACATCATGCTGAAGGCGGTGAAGGACTGCCGGGCCCGCCTGACGGCCGACGGCGTCGACCTGAGCGCCTACAACACCACCGAGAACGCCGCGGACTTCGCCGACCTGCGCAAGGCGCTGGACATCCCCCGGTGGAACGTCTACGGGTACTCCTACGGCACCAACCTGGCCCTCACGTACCTGCGCCTGCACCCCGAGGGAATCCGCTCGGTGGCGATCGACTCGATCGCACCTTCCCAGTTCGTGACCCTGCCGTGGACATGGGGCAGCACCGCGGAGGGAATCCACAACATCTTCCAGGCGTGCGCGGCGCAGCCCGCCTGCAAGGACCGGTACCCGGACCTCCCCGGCCTGCTGACGGAGCAGGTGCGCAAGCTGGAGGCCAACCCCCTGACGCTGAACGTCACGCCGCAGGGCGGAGGCAAGCCGGTCAAGACCGTCCTCGACGGGGGCGCCCTGCTGAACCTGATCGTCGCCTTCACCCCCCGGCCCAAGGACATTCCGGCGGCGCTCGACGAGCTCAGCCGCGGCAACCCGGAGCGCTTCGCGCAGGCCCGGGCGGCCGGCTCGGTCCAGAAGACCGGCGAATTCGCGCACGGCCTGACGAACTCGATCGCGTGCAGCGAGTGGGCTCCGGGCTACTCGGAAGCCGACGTGCTGAAGGCGGGGCAGAAGGCCTACCCCGAGTGGCCGGACACGGTCCTGGCCCAGGCGCCGCAACTGCCCTTCCAGTACCCGGTGTGCGGGGTCTGGAACGTTCCGGACCGTGCGAAGATCCAGCGGGTGCCCACGTTCAGTGCGGTGCCGGCGCTCGTCGTCTCCGGCACGTTCGACGTGAAGACCGGGGCGAGTTGGGCGAAGGGCGTGGCTGACAACCTGTCCAATTCAACCTCCGTGCTGGTTCCCGGAATCGGCCACTGGGTGGTCCCGCAGTCGCCGTGCGCGCAGCGCGTACTGGCGTCGTTCTTCGCTCGCCCGACCGCTCCCGACACCTCGTGCGTGGACGGCCTCGAACCCGCACCGTTCACCATCATCCCGAAATGA
- a CDS encoding alpha/beta hydrolase, whose product MTLQHAPRRRRTVRRLQATSAGIATGLLVTGLLAAPAQAQSRTEASPSPEAPIGTAARTVGDASYEPGPCPKTPEPIEALEGARCGTLTVPENRAKPTGKTIKLGVAIVPARSATPKPDPIVWLAGGPGDDAVGEAKMAVDGGLNRDRDLILMSQRGTYSAEPNVLCPNIDKFNAQAVSLVYDAPSTERLHVAATKACRDQLAARGIDLGAYNDTESAADYDDLRTALGIKQWNVYAISYGTHLALVSMRLHPDGLRSVALDGILPPSKGGSAMTWSSARQGIDGLFKACADQPACNERYPNLSATFDKLVRDLEAKPVTTTVTLPGSDKPVKVVLDGGALVNWMTSATHVAPQVPIALDELAHGKPQRIAKQYAGGKLSPQAMGRTAHGLVYGVFCSEWTPYESQEQALRGGQEAFPSFPRSVQAQAPQLTSLRPDCDVWNVPAAAPSIRDATRGDIPTLALSGSFDSQTGADNGPYVARTLSKAKVVTIPYEPHVVFATSKCAQEITASFFDHPAAPNTGCVNSLEPPEFEIGPKS is encoded by the coding sequence ATGACGCTCCAGCACGCGCCCCGTCGTCGGCGCACCGTGCGGCGACTGCAGGCCACGTCGGCCGGAATAGCGACCGGTCTCCTCGTCACCGGCCTGCTCGCAGCGCCCGCTCAGGCGCAGTCCCGCACGGAAGCCAGCCCCAGCCCGGAAGCGCCGATCGGGACGGCCGCCCGAACGGTGGGCGACGCCAGCTACGAACCGGGCCCCTGCCCCAAGACGCCGGAACCGATCGAGGCGCTCGAGGGGGCCCGTTGCGGAACCCTCACCGTGCCCGAGAACCGCGCCAAACCGACCGGTAAGACGATCAAACTCGGTGTCGCGATCGTGCCCGCCCGGTCCGCCACACCGAAACCCGACCCCATCGTGTGGCTCGCGGGCGGACCCGGTGACGACGCGGTCGGGGAGGCGAAGATGGCGGTCGACGGCGGCCTGAACCGCGACCGCGACCTGATCCTCATGTCCCAGCGCGGCACGTACTCGGCCGAGCCGAACGTCCTCTGCCCCAACATCGACAAGTTCAACGCGCAAGCGGTCAGCCTCGTCTACGACGCTCCGTCCACCGAGCGCCTGCACGTCGCGGCCACGAAGGCCTGCCGCGACCAGCTGGCGGCCCGCGGGATCGACCTCGGCGCCTACAACGACACCGAGAGCGCCGCCGACTACGACGACCTGCGCACCGCGCTCGGCATCAAGCAATGGAACGTGTACGCCATCTCCTACGGCACCCACCTGGCACTCGTCTCCATGCGTCTGCACCCCGACGGGCTCCGCTCGGTGGCCCTCGACGGCATACTGCCGCCGTCCAAGGGCGGATCGGCCATGACCTGGAGCAGCGCCCGGCAGGGCATCGACGGCCTGTTCAAGGCCTGCGCGGACCAGCCCGCGTGCAACGAGCGCTACCCGAACCTGTCGGCCACCTTCGACAAGCTCGTACGCGACCTCGAAGCGAAGCCGGTCACGACCACCGTCACGCTCCCCGGGAGCGACAAGCCGGTGAAAGTCGTGCTGGACGGCGGGGCGCTGGTGAACTGGATGACCTCCGCCACCCACGTGGCGCCCCAAGTACCCATCGCGCTCGACGAGCTGGCGCACGGCAAGCCCCAGCGGATCGCCAAGCAGTACGCCGGCGGCAAGCTCAGCCCCCAGGCCATGGGCAGGACTGCGCACGGTCTCGTCTACGGCGTCTTCTGCAGCGAGTGGACGCCGTACGAGAGCCAGGAACAGGCGCTCCGAGGCGGACAGGAAGCATTCCCGTCGTTCCCCCGCTCGGTACAGGCCCAGGCTCCGCAGCTCACGTCCCTCCGTCCGGACTGCGACGTCTGGAACGTCCCCGCGGCGGCACCCTCGATCCGGGACGCCACACGCGGCGACATCCCCACCCTCGCCCTCTCGGGCAGCTTCGACTCCCAGACCGGCGCGGACAACGGGCCGTACGTCGCCCGTACGCTGAGCAAGGCCAAGGTCGTCACGATCCCCTACGAGCCGCACGTGGTGTTCGCCACCTCGAAGTGCGCCCAGGAGATCACCGCCTCGTTCTTCGACCACCCGGCCGCACCGAACACCGGATGCGTGAACAGCCTCGAACCGCCGGAGTTCGAGATCGGCCCGAAGAGCTGA
- a CDS encoding aldo/keto reductase yields the protein MEYRRLGTSGLQVPALSFGAGTFGGRGPLFGAWGQTGMEEARRLVDICIDAGITMFDTADVYSDGASEEVLGAALKGRRDQVLISTKAGLPTGDGPGDAGTSRSRLIASVDDALRRLDTDYIDLFQLHAYDAGTPVEEVLSTLDDLVRAGKIRHLGVSNFSGWQAMKSLATADRRGRERYVAHQVYYSLIGRDYEWELMPLGLDQGLGAIVWSPLGWGRLTGKIRRGRTLPAGSRLHDTADYGPPVEDEHLYRVVDALDEIAEETGKAIPQIALRWLLQRPTVSSVIVGARNEEQLRQNLGAVGWTLTPEQMARLDAASSRTAPYPYFPYHRQEGFARLNPPVV from the coding sequence ATGGAGTACAGGCGACTGGGTACGTCCGGGCTTCAGGTACCCGCGCTCAGCTTCGGCGCCGGAACCTTCGGCGGACGGGGACCGCTCTTCGGCGCCTGGGGGCAGACGGGTATGGAAGAGGCGCGCCGCCTCGTGGACATCTGCATCGACGCGGGAATCACCATGTTCGACACCGCCGACGTCTACTCCGACGGCGCGTCGGAGGAGGTGCTGGGGGCCGCCCTCAAGGGGCGCCGCGACCAGGTGCTGATCTCCACCAAGGCCGGTCTGCCCACGGGCGACGGCCCCGGCGACGCGGGCACCTCGCGGTCCCGCCTGATCGCGTCCGTCGACGACGCCCTGCGCCGCCTCGACACCGACTACATCGACCTCTTCCAGCTGCACGCCTACGACGCCGGCACCCCCGTGGAGGAGGTGCTGTCCACCCTGGACGACCTGGTCCGGGCCGGGAAGATCCGTCATCTCGGCGTCTCCAACTTCTCCGGCTGGCAGGCGATGAAATCCCTCGCCACCGCCGACCGCCGCGGTCGGGAGCGCTACGTCGCCCACCAGGTCTACTACTCCCTCATCGGCCGCGACTACGAATGGGAGCTGATGCCGCTCGGCCTCGACCAGGGGCTGGGGGCGATCGTGTGGAGCCCCCTGGGCTGGGGCCGGCTCACCGGCAAGATCCGCCGGGGCCGGACGCTGCCCGCCGGGAGCAGGCTGCACGACACCGCCGATTACGGTCCGCCGGTGGAGGACGAGCACCTCTACCGGGTGGTCGACGCCCTGGACGAGATCGCGGAGGAAACCGGGAAGGCGATCCCGCAGATCGCCCTGCGGTGGCTGTTGCAGCGGCCGACCGTCTCCTCCGTCATCGTCGGCGCCCGCAACGAGGAACAGCTGCGCCAGAACCTCGGAGCCGTGGGCTGGACGCTCACCCCCGAGCAGATGGCCAGGCTCGACGCGGCGAGCAGCCGGACGGCCCCGTACCCGTACTTCCCGTACCACCGGCAGGAGGGCTTCGCGCGGCTCAACCCGCCGGTGGTCTAG
- a CDS encoding TetR/AcrR family transcriptional regulator, with the protein MEFAEAEAEADPGTTRPGGRTARVRTAVLRAAEDVLAERGFAHLDLTDIARRAEVGKTTVYRRWGTVSGLVTDLLLDMAQQSVPRTETGSLLGDLRANARLVQRTLADPRQGALFKAVIAAGTCDPKAAEALYGFYTARVEEWAPCVEQAAARGEVPEGTDPHEVIRAVSAPLYYRLLTTALPLDEATADRCATAAAVAARAGAYVREA; encoded by the coding sequence ATGGAATTCGCGGAAGCCGAGGCCGAGGCCGACCCCGGGACCACCCGGCCCGGAGGGCGTACGGCGCGGGTGCGCACGGCGGTGCTGCGCGCCGCCGAAGACGTTCTGGCAGAGCGGGGCTTCGCCCATCTGGACCTGACCGACATCGCGCGCCGCGCGGAGGTCGGGAAGACGACGGTCTACCGCCGCTGGGGCACGGTCTCGGGTCTCGTGACCGATCTGCTGCTGGACATGGCGCAGCAGTCCGTACCGCGTACGGAGACGGGCTCGCTGCTCGGGGACCTGCGGGCCAACGCCCGTCTGGTGCAGCGGACGCTGGCCGATCCCCGGCAGGGTGCCCTGTTCAAGGCGGTGATCGCGGCCGGCACCTGTGACCCGAAGGCGGCTGAGGCGCTGTACGGCTTCTACACGGCCCGGGTCGAGGAATGGGCGCCGTGTGTCGAGCAGGCCGCCGCGCGCGGCGAGGTGCCGGAGGGCACCGACCCGCACGAGGTGATCCGCGCGGTGTCCGCCCCGCTGTACTACCGCCTCCTGACCACCGCCCTCCCGCTCGACGAGGCCACGGCCGACCGCTGCGCGACGGCCGCGGCGGTGGCCGCGCGTGCGGGGGCGTACGTACGCGAGGCGTAG
- a CDS encoding polysaccharide deacetylase family protein — MGIIISSVRRRRAGFAVTGAVLGLLAAAGTPALAAADGPAGRSPANSGSAQGATPIPLGISRLAQGPGHNVAITIDDGPDPRWTPQILKVLKQNHVKATFCMIGTRAQKYPALVRAVAADGHQLCDHSVDHDVTMDHKPVAFQRQQILDGKAMIEKAVPGVAVNYYRAPGGAFTPDSRAIAAASGMRPLGWSVDPKDWSRPGLPAIVAALEGKLPRQPTVLFHDGGGDRSETVAALKEYLPWLTARGYTFTFPARTTP, encoded by the coding sequence ATGGGCATCATCATCAGTTCCGTACGTCGTCGGCGGGCGGGATTCGCCGTGACGGGGGCCGTCCTCGGCCTTCTGGCAGCAGCCGGCACACCGGCGCTCGCCGCTGCGGACGGCCCGGCGGGCCGGTCGCCGGCCAACTCCGGGTCCGCCCAGGGCGCCACCCCGATCCCGCTGGGGATCTCCCGGCTGGCCCAGGGTCCGGGCCACAACGTCGCCATCACCATCGACGACGGTCCGGACCCCCGCTGGACCCCGCAGATCCTCAAGGTGCTGAAGCAGAACCACGTCAAGGCCACCTTCTGCATGATCGGAACCCGGGCGCAGAAGTACCCCGCTCTGGTGCGCGCGGTCGCTGCCGACGGTCACCAGCTGTGCGACCACTCCGTCGACCACGACGTGACGATGGACCACAAGCCCGTCGCCTTCCAGCGGCAGCAGATCCTGGACGGCAAGGCCATGATCGAGAAGGCCGTGCCGGGTGTCGCCGTGAACTACTACCGTGCGCCGGGCGGCGCCTTCACCCCCGACAGCCGTGCGATAGCCGCCGCGAGCGGGATGCGTCCCCTGGGCTGGAGCGTGGACCCCAAGGACTGGAGCCGGCCGGGCCTGCCGGCGATCGTCGCCGCGCTGGAGGGCAAGCTGCCCCGGCAGCCGACCGTCCTGTTCCACGACGGCGGCGGCGACCGCAGCGAGACGGTCGCGGCGCTCAAGGAGTACCTGCCCTGGCTCACCGCACGGGGCTACACCTTCACCTTCCCGGCCCGCACCACCCCGTAG